One window of the Primulina eburnea isolate SZY01 chromosome 18, ASM2296580v1, whole genome shotgun sequence genome contains the following:
- the LOC140819508 gene encoding serine/arginine-rich splicing factor SC35-like translates to MSHFGRSGPPDIRDTYSLLVLNITFRTSADDLFPLFDKYGKVVDVFIPRDRRTGDSRGFAFVRYKYQDEAAKAVEKLDGRVVDGREIMVQFAKYGPNAERTNKGRISEPVYRSSGRSRNRSPRSRDEHLDRDYRRRSRSRSRGRYERVRHHGEDRNRLPRGSRSRSRSYSGSPSYRKDTGRGRSISPRRGRSPRRSPSPRKSSPSRGESPHNNNTKERSTTPKSVSPRGLQADSRSPSPY, encoded by the exons ATGTCGCACTTTGGAAGATCTGGGCCGCCGGACATCAGAGACACCTACTCTCTCCTCGTCCTCAACATCACTTTTC GGACATCTGCGGATGATTTGTTTCCTCTCTTTGATAAGTATGGCAAAGTGGTTGATGTCTTTATCCCCAGAGACCGGAG GACTGGAGACTCGAGGGGCTTTGCATTTGTGCGGTATAAATATCAAGATGAGGCTGCAAAGGCTGTTGAAAAGCTAGATG GAAGAGTTGTTGATGGGAGAGAAATAATGGTTCAGTTTGCTAAATATGGCCCCAATGCTGAAAGAAC TAACAAAGGGAGAATCTCAGAACCTGTTTACAGGTCAAGCGGGAGATCCAGAAATCGTAGTCCTCGTTCAAG GGATGAACACCTGGATAGGGATTACAGGAGGAGAAGCCGTAGCAGGAGTAGGGGTAGATATGAGCGTGTGCGCCACCACGGTGAGGACAGGAATCGTCTGCCTCGCGGTAGTAGGAGCCGAAGCCGGAGCTACAGTGGCAGTCCTAGTTATCGCAAAGACACTGGTAGAGGCCGGAG TATTTCTCCACGACGAGGTCGCAGTCCTCGGAGGAGCCCATCTCCACGCAAATCATCTCCTTCAAGGGGTGAGAGTCcacacaataacaatacaaaGGAAAGATCAACCACCCCAAAGAGTGTGTCTCCTCGTGGCCTGCAAGCCGATTCCCGTAGCCCATCACCTTACTGA